Part of the Arachis hypogaea cultivar Tifrunner chromosome 6, arahy.Tifrunner.gnm2.J5K5, whole genome shotgun sequence genome, AAATTCAAGACCATTTTTAATTAATGGTCAGATAAAATCGACTTATCGTAAAGTTAATATTTAAGAATcgttatataaaaatttagtcaaattaattaaattatcaagTATTAACTGTACTTGAGTTTCCACCTAAATTAATATCCAATAACtctcggttataaattttatatgaagTTAATTGTAtcgaatttttactttttttttcattcatcaaaattcatcaacaagaattttaatgttttcccattttgaataaattttaaaatatttttaggaGAAAATATTAATCAACATTAGTTTATTTATCTGCTCGAAATCAGTTAATTTCAAACCGAAATTTCGATGAACCGATTAAATTATTTGTCCAATGCATAAATTGGATCAaatatttaatgagggacagatgTGTATATAATATTAGAAGATAAATATTtctactaaaatttaaaaattttataagtaatatatgataatgataattatatttatttacctACATTATGTTATTAAATATACTTttactatttaaattattataaaaattattttattatcatattatatattatatataatttacactctactatcaaatttttttaaatttgtcacCGTATTAAATTGATTTGTTTAACATTTATTAAACTCGACCGATTTCAATTTTCAAAGGAACAAACACAACCGATAATCCAAGAGATGGACATCATAAAAAGGTTTTTGTGTGTGAATATATCATATACTTTTCTTGCTTATCAATTTTTTCATCCGATAATcacttgaatcttttttcaacttctattgtatattaaaataaaaagataaaacctCCCACTAAAGTTGTACTTCTGTATTTTTCCAGTCAATAGAAATCTATATGGCTTGGATGAGTGATATACTCATCACTTGTTAGAAGAAGGAGGAGCAGCATTAGCATTAGCATTAAAAACACTTATAGAAGAATTAACATGTTTGATTATTGGGAGTGCATAAGTTCAGATATTTTGATAAATGGCTGTTGAATGATGACTGTAGAGTGTACAATAAGTAAAGTCATAAGTAAAGTCACTACATAATATGCACTAGCACAATTGAATTTTATTGACTTAACCATAGTCTTTTATGAGATTTCAACTTTTATGACACATAATAAAAAGGGTAAATACCCTATCCGGCTATGACCTTTTTCGCCCGAGACATAACGTACATTAATTATCTTTAAACCTCAAGCAGACCCCACTAATTAAGGAAAATGGACAAATTGACCTCTGCTACCGGATAACAACCGGTTGTCCGCTGACCTGTCAGGTAATAGTGCCAAGGGTCAACTCCAAATGATTGTAGGAATTAAAAACCCGCTCtctatctcttcttcttcctcctcctactCCTCCCCctcctcttgttcttcttcttcagatCCATCATCATCACTCTACCCGCCCCGCCCCCATCCCTCTTTAGTGATTATGGGGAAGCCATCTGAATCATATTCATCCATTTCACTCTCTATGTCTGAGTTTGACTCATCTATATCTCTTGTGTAACCCCTGCTCTTATCATGTAACCCCTTCTTCAATAAATTTGCAAGTTTCTCTCTGACTCTCACAAGGGGATGCTTCTGTATGAGTTCCCTACCATTGTAGGCCTCTCTAAGAATCACCGTTTGCGTGTCACTCTTATTGGAAAGGTAAAAAATACCAGGATGACGTTCAAATGCTTTGGTGAATTTCTGAGGAAGCCCTAAGGGTTTGCGCAAGTTGCTGACATTCTTGCGTTCGGTTTGTTTATGAAGGGTGAGATGAAGGAGCTCATGGAAGACTCCGACAACCCTCTTCTCGGATTCATCGGTACGAGGATCCAAATGTGAGGCATTAGTGTAAGGTGAAGTATAGGGGAGTTTCTGCCACTCTTTCAACCACTCCATGCATTTTCTTCTGAAACCAAAACCCCTTGTGAAACTAACCGGAAAGGCTAAGGTTCCATTTTTTATGTCTTCTTGATCTTGTTGTAAAGAAGCATTCTTCAGTATCTCCGAGACAGCGAGCTTGTCATCCCAAAACAACAACTTCAAGCCAACACGATTATCAGGGAGGTGAACAAGAGAGAACCGATCAGGGTGATTCGGAACAAAAGAACTCGGGTAATCATTGGGCAAACCCAAGTCCCATTTTAATTGATCAATAGTTTGTAGTGGAAGGATCCTGTCTCTTGTTAGCATAAGCAATCTGCATAGCCTATCCCTGAGTTCCAACTGATCATGCTCAAGGATGTTAACTTGCTCATGGTGAAGCTTCAAGGCTTGAGGACTCAAGCCGAAACTGGGAACAGGAGTGCCGCCACTGTCAAGAAAATTGGACTCCACAAAAATAGTAGGATATCTTCTGATAAAGGTAGACACCTTAAGATCAATAGGAAGACCAAGTTGTCCGCGATGGGGATTAAGACGATATATGGGAAGGCAACATTCGGAAGACGAGGCAATGATGGAAACAAGGATCTCAACCGCCTTAAGATCTTTCTGACCAGCTACAGCGGCATCCAGTTTTCGATCTTTCACCCATTTCAACTTAACGTTCACAAGGCTAAACCTCTGCTGGTAAATATATCCCTTTCGAAGTAAACCATAATTTCTTACATCACCGAAAAAAGTCCGGAACATGATGAAAAATCGAGCATAGATAACATACTATTGCAGCTGAGTTTACCTCTCATCAGTTTCCCAGTTTGCCTCTCAAGCAATACAAATTCTTTGAACACTACAAGCAATGaagcataataaattaaaaatagcgaAATCAATATTTCCAACAAATTCATGCTATAAAAACAGAAAAGTGATACTTCTATATTTACAAATTCATGATACTTCTTGATAAGAATTTGAGATGTGAATCTATAAAAATATTAAGAAAGTATATTATCAACCATTAGGGTTTATAATAAGTTTCAAATCAATGTTTcggttataataataaaaaaaaaacggaagctTACCTACAGGAAGAAGGCACCGGCGATGGTGAAAGGAGGGAGCTGAGTAAGAGAGGGAGGAGGCTGTGAAACAGAGTTGCGGCGGTGACTGAGTTGTGGTGGCGAGTAATCCGAAGCAGAGATGCGAAGAGGAGGAGGAGCTGCTGCGAAGAAGGGGAAGGATGACGCCTGGGAGCTTGGGATGCGATTTTTGCCTTTTGATCAAACCGGGTCATTTTTTAACCACACACACTGGGTTTTCGGATCAAACCGGGCCATGCTCCCTCACCTTATGGGTAAATGCAATTACTTGAGTAGTACctagtaaatataaaaatttataaaagtaaatataaaatttatttgttttaactTATTTGATAAATACATTGCACAATTCAAtatctatataaaataaaaacattttataTTGATCATGCGTATAAGTTAAGATCAAGGTTCTAAGAACTGGACCGATCATTGAACCGTTCAAATTACTGATTTATTGGTTTATTAGTCTAATCAGTCTAATTGGTGGTTCAatcaaaaaaaattgttttagaataaaataataaataaataataaataaacatcctaaaatataattatagtctaatataaatcttaaaatatcttcgaaatttaaaacactacataaaatatcatcaatctaatccatatgatcttatcaaaatacaaactcaaaaattaaatagtaaaaaaacatatctaaatattaaatcccaacatcatgatttatcaatcatcaaaatccgcaAGAACTTGTTGCACATTTGCTTCggtggattaggattaggattagcagCATCATTCGAAATTAATAAAGTTTTATTAATCTCTATTTGATTAATACTATTATCCATAACagaaattaataaaagttttattaattaaaacaaaattaaagaccagccacagcacaatgaaaaatcaaaaaattatcaaCATGACCATATCTAAATTCTGTCACCAACATTTAGCAACAAACAAAGCCACCAAAACCAGCAATAATTAGGAGCCAACAACTACAAATCAAAGCAAAACCAAATACAAACCAAAACAAAACCAACAACTACAAAACAAAGAAGTATCCATAACCAGATACGAAACTAAAGACTAGCCACAGCacattgaaaaatcaaaaaattatcaaCATGACCATATCTAAATTCTGCCACCaacattcagcaacaaacaaagAAATAAAACAGCAGGATATTCAACAGCAAAAACATCATTACCAACAGCATTCAGCATTCATCATTCAGCAACAAACAGGGCATTCAACAACAAAAATTAGCATTCAACAACAAAGTGTCATCAATCAAatccatatgatcttatcaaaatacaatctcaaaagttaaatagtaaaaagaaatatctaaatattaaaaaccAACATGAagatttatcaatcatcaaaatccatAAATTAGAAGAACCTTGTGGCTAACTATTATTCGAACTAGGTGGATTAGGATTAGCAGAATCATTTGAATTAGAAGGATTAGGATTAGCAGAATCATTTGAATTAGAAGGATTAACAGACGAATTATTACTCAAGCAGGCATTATAGCAActgcttcttgattaatacttTCATCCATAactaaaatcaataaatcataatCCAAATTAAAAACAGCAACAGAACGGCTAGAAATCCAATAATCATCCATAAGACCATAGAACAGAATCAGTAACAAATCCATTACTCAATTTCAGAATTAGTAACAAAAGCACATATTAGAACAGAATCAGTAACATATCAGAAATCAATCACTAACTTCAGAGTTCAGATTCACAAATTCCTAATTTCAGAAATTGCATATTTGAGTAATTTGAAATTTCAGAGTTCAGACCACTAACCTTGACTGAGAGAAATTATAAAAGCTAGAAATTATAAACACAATcagaaatatggttaaagcatttcatcaaacatgttgagtgcggtaaAATTAACACGAAATAAGAGAATCCAATGATTAATTtcaatgtgatagagaagagaacaaaaaactATTGTAACTTCAATTTAGTCTatgaaaaaatccaaaccactaccaaatcaaataattacttattgtagtagaaatcagaagttgcagagtttgaagaagagtat contains:
- the LOC112696354 gene encoding protein WHAT'S THIS FACTOR 9, mitochondrial — translated: MFRTFFGDVRNYGLLRKGYIYQQRFSLVNVKLKWVKDRKLDAAVAGQKDLKAVEILVSIIASSSECCLPIYRLNPHRGQLGLPIDLKVSTFIRRYPTIFVESNFLDSGGTPVPSFGLSPQALKLHHEQVNILEHDQLELRDRLCRLLMLTRDRILPLQTIDQLKWDLGLPNDYPSSFVPNHPDRFSLVHLPDNRVGLKLLFWDDKLAVSEILKNASLQQDQEDIKNGTLAFPVSFTRGFGFRRKCMEWLKEWQKLPYTSPYTNASHLDPRTDESEKRVVGVFHELLHLTLHKQTERKNVSNLRKPLGLPQKFTKAFERHPGIFYLSNKSDTQTVILREAYNGRELIQKHPLVRVREKLANLLKKGLHDKSRGYTRDIDESNSDIESEMDEYDSDGFPIITKEGWGRGG